In the genome of Xenopus laevis strain J_2021 chromosome 1S, Xenopus_laevis_v10.1, whole genome shotgun sequence, one region contains:
- the med11.S gene encoding mediator of RNA polymerase II transcription subunit 11 isoform X1 has product MATFGMANERLRALEEIEREIAAILLNAGNAILELSKEKPNERMLDKQAAQFTASVQRVESELSGQIRYLTQVATGQPHEGSSYSARKDGTMALNRIDYSRVKLAELSRTCEQMLEQP; this is encoded by the exons ATGGCCACATTTGGCATGGCAAATGAGAGACTACGTGCTTTGGAGGAGATCGAGCGTGAAATAGCAGCAATATTGCTCAATGCAG GAAATGCAATTTTAGAGCTTTCAAAAGAGAAGCCAAACGAACGTATGTTAGACAAACAGGCAGCTCAGTTCACAGCTTCAGTGCAAAGAGTAGAGTCTGAACTCTCGGGACAGATCCGCTATCTCACCCAG gTGGCCACTGGACAGCCACATGAAGGCTCAAGTTACAGTGCTCGGAAAGATGGCACAATGGCTCTAAACAGAATCGACTATTCTCGAGTCAAGTTAGCAGAACTGAGCAGGACATGTGAGCAGATGTTGGAACAGCCTTGA